Genomic window (Ostrea edulis chromosome 9, xbOstEdul1.1, whole genome shotgun sequence):
CATCAAATCCAAGACGTTCAAAATAGATAAAGACTGTTAATTCGTCAGACATTATAAGTGAAAGTCCCGGATCTTTCAGATATATGACCTCAAGAAAACTCAAGAGAGTTTTAAGAGGTCCTGTATCACGCACTGGTACAATAAAGAATCCATCACTGCTATGACCTTGAGCACCATGCATAGGTCAAActttgtggcacttcatctTTAGCTGGCTGTGTTTCTATATTACAGAAAAAATATCGAATGGGACGTTAAACcgagtgttgttttttttagccATAAATCGAACAAACCACATGCCCTTCGAACTAAAAATATGTAATGGTCATCAAAATGCCACGGAAAACCACTAGCAGGGTCATGTCATCTGTACTTGAAAACCAGTGAGATTTGTTCTTTTGACTTGAAACTCAGTAGAGTCGTCTGTTAGTCATGACTAAGTCGGACAACAATTTATACACATATATGAATGCTTACAGccgaatgaccttgaccttgttcAACTTGGTATCATTTACAGTCATCCAATAGTTATGATAAGCAGCCTGTGGCGATTGATGGCTATCAGTGAAAGACTCCCTAAGATACCATCCTGGACAATGATCGGTGTGTGTGCATGTACATTTATCTATTTTGTGCCCGTTCACGTTTTCTTCGTTATGGCACATCTAATATCCACAACATCAAAAGAATAGGATCAGGTAAAAGTTCTTCGATATTCAGTCGGACAAAATTGTGTTTGATAATTACTCAGAAGTAGTAGTCGTATATCACGCCTAACGAATCGATCGACCAACTTTGAACAGGACTAGAGTGTCTATTCTATCTACTCGTTTCCATCATATGACTTTTGATATCAATACACTACCCTTGTAGTACATtgtaataaaaatcaaattgcTATGCTATTAAACTAAGTTATAACAGCAGCTACCTACATTGTAGATACACCATGTATAGAATGCGTAACGAATATACCAGTATATTAGCattatgaatatatttcattgaaggAAAGCATACATATGCATTCGTTTAGATGCCCATGAAGTAATGGGTTTCACACACAAGAATTGTTATTTTCCATATTCAGCTGTTCTGTGGCCTTTAACTGTGTAAGATGTGAAAGATAATGACAAATCATTGGCATTTCATTGTATTTTCCTTCCTTAGCAATCTCCACTGCTTTAGATATGAATGTCAAGGCAGAGGACATGTCACCCTTGAGCTCCATTAAACGAGCTTTGGCGACACCGTACATCATTTGGCGACGATGTTCCAATTCGTCCAAAGGATCCAATAAAAGAAGTCGTTCTGCCTCTTTCACAGATTCCACGGAAACTTCATAACATGGTATCATCCTGCAGCGTTTTCCAATACCTAAATGACAGTAGATCATTCTCAATATAAAAAGCCTCCTCCAGAATATTTTCACATCCTCATCTTCCCTGCTAAGGTCTTGGATACCCCGACTTGCCTCAGCCAGTAGCAGTTTCTTTATTTTCTCGGATGGATGCTCCTCTAATTCAGAAAGACGAAAAACAACGCTCTTGTAGATCATGTCTATTGATTCGATGCAGGTGTCCGTCGCATTGGCACATGAAAACCCCTCTTGCAACATGCATCTTCCTTCGTCTTGTTTTCCAAGAGAGGACAAAACGTCTGCTTTACGTCCATACAAAAGGACCCTAGATATATTTGGATTGCTGCTTTCGTCGAGAACGTCTTCAATGTCTTTGAACGCCCCTCCATAAGGATCAATATCGTCGGTCTTGTTTGTGAGGGCGTCTATTTCTGCAGCTTTTAGCGCAATATACCGGTCATTCATGTGCTGCCTTTTGGCCtcattttcttccatttctATGCGTTGTCTCAGTCTAGCGCCTATCAAAGATAAATCGCCCTGCGGATTTTTAAATGTGAATTCGTGAACTTGTTTCTTGATGAATTTAAAGTACTGTTGTATTGGCCTTCTGTCACCTACAGCGGCACGCGCTACTTCCTGTACAAGTTTAGTACGATTGTACTCCTTGTAGTATGAAATAAGATCGTTAGCCAACTGTATGAATTCTACACAATACAGGATGAAGACGAATGTTTTTAATGGATAACGTTTTGCAACCTCGTTTGCAAGGATTTCATATGAAAACAGAAATGGCGATTTTTCACGTTTTACGTTGATTAAATCAAAACACGCCTCAGAAATATACCCACGTTTACACATACAGTCAATAAGAGGCATAGGATCAACATCCAGCAGCATACTTGTAAAGAAAGCCTTTAAAATATCCCTTTCGAAGACATTCATATATGTTCGGTCATCACACGAGATTGGGACGATAATCCTGTCGTCCTCGAACACTTCGACTCCACTGTAAGACGCCATGTTTGACGAATAGCTTTATCACCTAGCCTTCAAGTACATATATTTGTTACGTACACATACTTATGAATATCTTAGGCCTAGAAGTGATCCTACAAACATCGCTAGGCCTACCGCTACCGGTATGtagataaaatatgtaaaattcataTCCGAAACACCCTGTGCCCATTTTGTAAAACTGATCTACCCGTCTTTATCAAAAATGTTATGATACATATTAGATTACACACAATCAATTGATCTCGTACCTTCACTTTCAAGATTCATAATTCATAGGACACAGTGCTCACTTAAATCACCGTGCTCTTTCAATGGTAATACATGCCATAAATATCGTTTAAGATACCGATATATATTGGTAGGAAAACCGTATTGGAACAGAACGACAGTAACGCTATGATAAAATGACATTAAATTAGAGACAAGGCATTGGATCCCTTGAGATTATCACTACTATTTTATCCCACAAGACCAAATTCACAAATTATACCTTTTAAATTTTAAAGTCTTAAGAAGTGAATAAACACTAAAACTAATCTCCTCACGTAAGGTTTTTAGTGTCATTTATTTGAACGtgtgaagagacattatttgttttacattatgaaccctgggtcgaggcctctgctggtggactgttagtccccgagggtctctacagcccagtagctaagtacttcgttactagcttgaaaatacgtatacaaaattattatctccctcacgcatagctcttatcgttagacgaatttgactccactattttggcacactggttttccctataatagctctaaaacttcatcgttatttcggatttcaaacatttcgtttgagcatcactgaagagacattacttgtcgaaatgcgcatctggtgcatcaaaattggtaacgtataagttttacattatttgaACATGTTTTATCTGATGGAATATGAACATGTTTTGCAGGCACTAAACATAGCACAAGGTAGTAAGATATTATGAATAGAAAGTCCTCTTCTCTCCTAATCAATTAGTCAAATTGCATATCTGTAcagatttaatattgaaatgaagATAAACTTAACTCGTCTACTCCACTTTGCAAATGAATATTATCACTTTGCGAGGCTTCACTGGGACTTTGATTTGGTATACTACCAGTATCACTTTGCTGAACCTTTAGGTTCAttgtttctgtttttgtttctgTCATTGTTTCTGCAAGTTGCCTTCTCTCACCTAACACCGCCACCTGATCACTCGAGTTGAAGGCAATTATGCCTGGAGGTCCATCGCTATCGATGTAATTCCAAGGCTCTTCGGATGATATACTTTCGAAATGAATGGACTTATTTATTATAATTTCATCTGAAGTCTGTGTGTCGTTGGTTGACGACCTGGATGTTTGGCGAGAATAAATTGGTGATATTGTGTGAAACAAATATTCGGCAGAAAGTGTGACAACTTGGACTGTTTCTACATCAATTCTGAGCAAAGCATCCCGATAGGCAGACACGTTGCCTTTCTCACTGTAATTTCCCTCTTCGGCAAATTCCATAGCTTTATCAATGATGTCTCTTGCTTTCCGAACGTCTCCCAATATATGACAAAAACGCGCAGCTCCAATTCCATACATCATTTTCCTTCTATGTTCCAGGTTTTCCAAATTATCTTCCTGAAacattttttcaacaatttttatcgATTCCTGAGATACATCATATCCTTCGATGATCTCGCCACGTTTTCCTATCCCTAAATGGCAATAGATTATTCTCAGTCTAAAAAGCCTAGACCAGAATAATCTGACATCATCATCTTCCTCCGACAAAGAATCTAGTCCAATTTCTGCCTGATGAAAAAGCTTTTTCTGGTAATCTTTGTCTTTAGTCCTCTGAAACTGTAACAGGTAGAACACTACACTTTTATATATCATGTCTGTTGCTTCTATACATCTTTCGCACGTGTTCTGCCATGTGAAAGCATCTATAAGAAAATTTTCCCCATCGCTTGGGTTTGTCCCCAAAGAGGATGCAATATTTGCCTGCCGACCCAACATTAAGATAAGAGAAATCTCAGGGCAGGAGCTTTCTTCAATAATTGCATCAATTTGTTGGAAGGGCTCTCCTTTAGGGTCTACGTTATCTGTTTGGTTGGTATGGGCGTCTATCTCCGCTGCTTTCAGACAAATGTATTGGTCATACAGATGCCGTCTTTTTCCAGGATTGCTTTCATTTTTAATATCCAATAGCATTTTTTTACCTATCAAACTAACTTCGGCGTACGGATTAGATGTGAATAGTTTATGAACATCCTGTTTtatctttttgaaataaaattggatTTTCTTTCGGTTCCCGACAATTTTTCGAGAAACTTCTCTACATCTCGATTGTTCTGCGTAAGGAaggtaaaatgaaaacaagTCTTTTGCAACTTCTGCAAAATCAGTTTTATGCATCTTATACACCAGCTGGAGTGTTGTAACGTTTTTGTCAATGCTCGCAATAAGAATGCGGACGTGATTTTCATTCCAGGATTCTCCAGCCCCTTCTAACTGCGTCACACAGTCTTGTGGCACAATCCCCAGACTATTCATTGTCCTTGCCAGCTTTCGTAAATCCACTCTCCTTCCACTTAGAATGCTACCAAAGATTTGTAAAACGAGCCTAGGAATTCTGGGTACCATGGATTCTGGAAAGATATAGATGactaaatgtacagtgtataagaatTTCGTATTCAGTACAGCTACTCTGTACATCGCAGTTGTCAGTTATAccgtgattgattgattgcggAGTGTGAAATTACCGTCAGTCCAACTGTTCTCCAGAGATGATACTGCTAAGCTTGGGACCTTCGATTCCTCTACAGATTGATCTATAAGTAAGTATATTCCTTTAATAAATAATACTagtaatatatttaaatgtatatgttgAATATCAAAACGATACATACATTTTCTGATTTCGAAATACCAGATGATATCGGAGTTCGAACCTGCATTTTGTGGTGCTGTCAATTCTTTAGgaagtatatttttaatttctataggGAGGTTATGGTAATTATTGTTATTAAGCTATAGTGTGTGTTAATTGTGATTGTTTTACACTTAAAATCTACGATTGATTTATTTGCATAAACTTGTTTTCTCTATTAGGCTCCACACAAACTAATGCATACTCGTGTCtagtaaaaagaaaataaacacggggggggggggggttgctctTGAATGATGCAAAAATTCGTCAATTTATCATATAGAATATGAGGGAGAAGCATTGCCGGTTTTAAAAACTGCACATAGTTGCAATGTCTTGCCTCAAAATTTAAGGTGAAACTTTAAACAAGAgctccatgggccacatcgctcaactGAGTTACCCTggcccaattttaaaaattttcctaCAAGATTAAAGACTACATCTAGTGCTTTTTACAGTGTGTTATGTAAGACGGGTTTTAACACTACATCTAGTGCTTTTTACAGTGTGTTATGTAAGACAGGTTTTAACACTACAACTAGTGCTTTTTACAGTGTGTTATGTAAGACAGGTTTTAACACTACAACTGCTTTTTACAGTGTGTTATATATGACGGGTTTTAACACTACATCTAGTGCTTTTTACAGTGTGTTATATAAGACAGGTTTTAACACTACATCTAGTGCTTTTTACAGCGTGTTATGTCAGACAGGTTTTAACACTACAACTAGTGCTTTTTACAGTGTGTTATGTAAGACGGGTTTTAACACTAGAACTAGTGCTTTTTACAGTGTGTTATATAAGACAGGTTTTAACACTACAACTAGTGCTTTTTACAGTGTGTTATATAAGACGGGTTTTAACACTACATCTAGTGCTTTTTACAGTGTGTTATATAAGACAGGTTTTAACACTACATCTAGTGCTTTTTACAGCGTGTTATGTCAGACAGGTTTTAACACTACAACTAGTGCTTTTTACAGTGTGTTATGTAAGACGGGTTTTAACACTAGAACTAGTGCTTTTTACAGTGTGTTATATAAGACAGGTTTTAACACTACAACTAGTGCTTTTTACAGTGTGTTATATATGACGGGTTTTAACACTACATCTAGTGCTTTTTACAGTGTGTTATATAAGACAGGTTTTAACACTACATCTAGTGCTTTTTACAGCGTGTTATGTCAGACAGGTTTTAACACTACAACTAGTGCTTTTTACAGTGTGTTATGTAAGACGGGTTTTAACACTAGAACTAGTGCTTTTTACAGTGTGTTATATAAGACAGGTTTTAACACTACAACTAGTGCTTTTTACAGCGTGTTATATAAGACGGGTTTTAACACTACATCTAGTGCTTTTTACAGTGTGTTATATAAGACAGGTTTTAACACTACAACTAGTGCTTTTTACAGTGTGTTATATAAGACGGGTTTTAACACTACATCTAGTGCTTTTTACAGTGTGTTATATAAGACAGGTTTTAACACTACATCTAGTGCTTTTTACAGCGTGTTATGTCAGACAGGTTTTAACACTACAACTAGTGCTTTTTACAGTGTGTTATGTAAGACGGGTTTTAACACTAGAACTAGTGCTTTTTACAGTGTGTTATATAAGACAGGTTTTAACACTACAACTAGTGCTTTTTACAGTGTGTTATATATGACGGGTTTTAACACTACATCTAGTGCTTTTTACAGTGTGTTATATAAGACAGGTTTTAACACTACATCTAGTGCTTTTTACAGCGTGTTATGTCAGACAGGTTTTAACACTACAACTAGTGCTTTTTACAGTGTGTTATGTAAGACGGGTTTTAACACTAGAACTAGTGCTTTTTACAGTGTGTTATATAAGACAGGTTTTAACACTACAACTAGTGCTTTTTACAGCGTGTTATATAAGACGGGTTTTAACACTACATCTAGTGCTTTTTACAGTGTGTTATATAAGACAGGTTTTAACACTACAACTAGTGCTTTTTACAGCGTGTTATGTCAGACAGGTTTTAACACTACAACTAGTGCTTTTTACAGTGTGTTATGTAAGACGGGTTTTAACACTAGAACTAGTGCTTTTTACAGTGTGTTATGTAAGACAGGTTTTAACACAACATCTAGTGCTTTTTACAGTGTGTTATATAAGACATGTTTTAACACTACAACTAGTGCTTTTTACAGTGTGTTCTGTAAGACAGGTTTTAACACTACAACTGGTGCTTTTTACAGTGTGTTATGTAAGACGGGTTTTAACACAACTAGTGCTTTTCTAAACACGATGATCTCAGTAAACAACGTGGTAACAGGAGAGTGAATAACATCCGGATTACATCATCGTTAGGAAAGTAGTCATTTCGTTGTATATGTATAGCATAACCCTTTCAACGATTAAATCGGtatattttcatcaataaaCGAAAACGAtctttattttctttgttaGTCTATACTCCAGTAATTTTTTCCACTCAGATAGTAACATCACTAGCTTCAGGTGAAATGCCAGTTCATGAAGCTTAAGACCCTAAGCAGTGATATTTGTCAACTTTAACCGTGACGCAGGGCCTCCGTTTTCAATTTATATCCAGAAGACCCAGGACGTTCGCTATGCCGGGCACTTGGAAAAGGAACAATCACTGTCTATGTTCAAAATCTTAGCACGGtggcgaatcacgtgactttggcATGACCTATTACCCGAAAAAAGACGACAaaagtcaacacaagggaaaattcaaacgagTAAGCAACACCTTTATCAATAGCAAATTGTCACACAACTTCtatcaacatttgaagaaaTGATAGTTCTACGTTGTTGGTCTGCGGCAGATAGAAGTGAGGCAGTAATGTGTTCCtgagaaaattcttcaaatgttgatataagttatgtgacaattcgttattgataaaggtgttacttattcgtttgaattttcccttgtgttgactttcgtCGTCATTTTTCCGGGTAATAGTTTATGCacaagtcacgtgattcgccaTCGTGCTTAGGTTTAACGCGGAATAGGACCCATGCCCTCCATTTTGCGGAGCGAGCGCCCTAACCACTaggatgtatattgtttaacatcacaCTTGAGAacgtttcactcatatggagacgccacaaTTGcaagtgaagggctgcaaaatttaagcctacgctcggcgcttatggcctttgagcaaggagggaccTGGGTTTTATGGTCTCATCGGAACGACCTCCccattagtcgcctcttacgataagcaaggggtagtgaggacctattttaaccagGATCACCATGCGACCATTATAACCACTAGGCTACTACGACtgaa
Coding sequences:
- the LOC125658254 gene encoding uncharacterized protein LOC125658254 encodes the protein MASYSGVEVFEDDRIIVPISCDDRTYMNVFERDILKAFFTSMLLDVDPMPLIDCMCKRGYISEACFDLINVKREKSPFLFSYEILANEVAKRYPLKTFVFILYCVEFIQLANDLISYYKEYNRTKLVQEVARAAVGDRRPIQQYFKFIKKQVHEFTFKNPQGDLSLIGARLRQRIEMEENEAKRQHMNDRYIALKAAEIDALTNKTDDIDPYGGAFKDIEDVLDESSNPNISRVLLYGRKADVLSSLGKQDEGRCMLQEGFSCANATDTCIESIDMIYKSVVFRLSELEEHPSEKIKKLLLAEASRGIQDLSREDEDVKIFWRRLFILRMIYCHLGIGKRCRMIPCYEVSVESVKEAERLLLLDPLDELEHRRQMMYGVAKARLMELKGDMSSALTFISKAVEIAKEGKYNEMPMICHYLSHLTQLKATEQLNMENNNSCV
- the LOC125658250 gene encoding uncharacterized protein LOC125658250 isoform X2, coding for MYCTHIVMIGNYLLMTMEFDDILGRCPVLKPDSLTGDRDSLNLLRCESLDQRSLRNTSVRCHDVTHPTHLNGNPLRLSIKESLESNEGIPIPEMEKQDSCHNRKTNPVGDLLTELPVSRLDPSSLHSDQAVPYLRPIENIEEIPILATEKQVCSETDSNGHKTSSEICSEQEMILTSFNMGSLNTGQTTNNGIEGGLKGCVSLKKESFDDHDDLGATSAFHDHISTYDQSVEESKVPSLAVSSLENSWTDESMVPRIPRLVLQIFGSILSGRRVDLRKLARTMNSLGIVPQDCVTQLEGAGESWNENHVRILIASIDKNVTTLQLVYKMHKTDFAEVAKDLFSFYLPYAEQSRCREVSRKIVGNRKKIQFYFKKIKQDVHKLFTSNPYAEVSLIGKKMLLDIKNESNPGKRRHLYDQYICLKAAEIDAHTNQTDNVDPKGEPFQQIDAIIEESSCPEISLILMLGRQANIASSLGTNPSDGENFLIDAFTWQNTCERCIEATDMIYKSVVFYLLQFQRTKDKDYQKKLFHQAEIGLDSLSEEDDDVRLFWSRLFRLRIIYCHLGIGKRGEIIEGYDVSQESIKIVEKMFQEDNLENLEHRRKMMYGIGAARFCHILGDVRKARDIIDKAMEFAEEGNYSEKGNVSAYRDALLRIDVETVQVVTLSAEYLFHTISPIYSRQTSRSSTNDTQTSDEIIINKSIHFESISSEEPWNYIDSDGPPGIIAFNSSDQVAVLGERRQLAETMTETKTETMNLKVQQSDTGSIPNQSPSEASQSDNIHLQSGVDELSLSSFQY
- the LOC125658250 gene encoding uncharacterized protein LOC125658250 isoform X3, whose translation is MTMEFDDILGRCPVLKPDSLTGDRDSLNLLRCESLDQRSLRNTSVRCHDVTHPTHLNGNPLRLSIKESLESNEGIPIPEMEKQDSCHNRKTNPVGDLLTELPVSRLDPSSLHSDQAVPYLRPIENIEEIPILATEKQVCSETDSNGHKTSSEICSEQEMILTSFNMGSLNTGQTTNNGIEGGLKGCVSLKKESFDDHDDLGATSAFHDHISTYDQSVEESKVPSLAVSSLENSWTDESMVPRIPRLVLQIFGSILSGRRVDLRKLARTMNSLGIVPQDCVTQLEGAGESWNENHVRILIASIDKNVTTLQLVYKMHKTDFAEVAKDLFSFYLPYAEQSRCREVSRKIVGNRKKIQFYFKKIKQDVHKLFTSNPYAEVSLIGKKMLLDIKNESNPGKRRHLYDQYICLKAAEIDAHTNQTDNVDPKGEPFQQIDAIIEESSCPEISLILMLGRQANIASSLGTNPSDGENFLIDAFTWQNTCERCIEATDMIYKSVVFYLLQFQRTKDKDYQKKLFHQAEIGLDSLSEEDDDVRLFWSRLFRLRIIYCHLGIGKRGEIIEGYDVSQESIKIVEKMFQEDNLENLEHRRKMMYGIGAARFCHILGDVRKARDIIDKAMEFAEEGNYSEKGNVSAYRDALLRIDVETVQVVTLSAEYLFHTISPIYSRQTSRSSTNDTQTSDEIIINKSIHFESISSEEPWNYIDSDGPPGIIAFNSSDQVAVLGERRQLAETMTETKTETMNLKVQQSDTGSIPNQSPSEASQSDNIHLQSGVDELSLSSFQY
- the LOC125658250 gene encoding uncharacterized protein LOC125658250 isoform X4 gives rise to the protein MEFDDILGRCPVLKPDSLTGDRDSLNLLRCESLDQRSLRNTSVRCHDVTHPTHLNGNPLRLSIKESLESNEGIPIPEMEKQDSCHNRKTNPVGDLLTELPVSRLDPSSLHSDQAVPYLRPIENIEEIPILATEKQVCSETDSNGHKTSSEICSEQEMILTSFNMGSLNTGQTTNNGIEGGLKGCVSLKKESFDDHDDLGATSAFHDHISTYDQSVEESKVPSLAVSSLENSWTDESMVPRIPRLVLQIFGSILSGRRVDLRKLARTMNSLGIVPQDCVTQLEGAGESWNENHVRILIASIDKNVTTLQLVYKMHKTDFAEVAKDLFSFYLPYAEQSRCREVSRKIVGNRKKIQFYFKKIKQDVHKLFTSNPYAEVSLIGKKMLLDIKNESNPGKRRHLYDQYICLKAAEIDAHTNQTDNVDPKGEPFQQIDAIIEESSCPEISLILMLGRQANIASSLGTNPSDGENFLIDAFTWQNTCERCIEATDMIYKSVVFYLLQFQRTKDKDYQKKLFHQAEIGLDSLSEEDDDVRLFWSRLFRLRIIYCHLGIGKRGEIIEGYDVSQESIKIVEKMFQEDNLENLEHRRKMMYGIGAARFCHILGDVRKARDIIDKAMEFAEEGNYSEKGNVSAYRDALLRIDVETVQVVTLSAEYLFHTISPIYSRQTSRSSTNDTQTSDEIIINKSIHFESISSEEPWNYIDSDGPPGIIAFNSSDQVAVLGERRQLAETMTETKTETMNLKVQQSDTGSIPNQSPSEASQSDNIHLQSGVDELSLSSFQY
- the LOC125658250 gene encoding uncharacterized protein LOC125658250 isoform X5 — encoded protein: MKVPYLRPIENIEEIPILATEKQVCSETDSNGHKTSSEICSEQEMILTSFNMGSLNTGQTTNNGIEGGLKGCVSLKKESFDDHDDLGATSAFHDHISTYDQSVEESKVPSLAVSSLENSWTDESMVPRIPRLVLQIFGSILSGRRVDLRKLARTMNSLGIVPQDCVTQLEGAGESWNENHVRILIASIDKNVTTLQLVYKMHKTDFAEVAKDLFSFYLPYAEQSRCREVSRKIVGNRKKIQFYFKKIKQDVHKLFTSNPYAEVSLIGKKMLLDIKNESNPGKRRHLYDQYICLKAAEIDAHTNQTDNVDPKGEPFQQIDAIIEESSCPEISLILMLGRQANIASSLGTNPSDGENFLIDAFTWQNTCERCIEATDMIYKSVVFYLLQFQRTKDKDYQKKLFHQAEIGLDSLSEEDDDVRLFWSRLFRLRIIYCHLGIGKRGEIIEGYDVSQESIKIVEKMFQEDNLENLEHRRKMMYGIGAARFCHILGDVRKARDIIDKAMEFAEEGNYSEKGNVSAYRDALLRIDVETVQVVTLSAEYLFHTISPIYSRQTSRSSTNDTQTSDEIIINKSIHFESISSEEPWNYIDSDGPPGIIAFNSSDQVAVLGERRQLAETMTETKTETMNLKVQQSDTGSIPNQSPSEASQSDNIHLQSGVDELSLSSFQY
- the LOC125658250 gene encoding uncharacterized protein LOC125658250 isoform X1 produces the protein MYCTHIVMIGNYLLMTMEFDDILGRCPVLKPDSLTGDRDSLNLLRCESLDQRSLRNTSVRCHDVTHPTHLNGNPLRLSIKESLESNEGIPIPEMEKQDSCHNRKTNPVGDLLTELPVSRLDPSSLHSDQAENIEEIPILATEKQVCSETDSNGHKTSSEICSEQEMILTSFNMGSLNTGQTTNNGIEGGLKGCVSLKKESFDDHDDLGATSAFHDHISTYDQSVEESKVPSLAVSSLENSWTDESMVPRIPRLVLQIFGSILSGRRVDLRKLARTMNSLGIVPQDCVTQLEGAGESWNENHVRILIASIDKNVTTLQLVYKMHKTDFAEVAKDLFSFYLPYAEQSRCREVSRKIVGNRKKIQFYFKKIKQDVHKLFTSNPYAEVSLIGKKMLLDIKNESNPGKRRHLYDQYICLKAAEIDAHTNQTDNVDPKGEPFQQIDAIIEESSCPEISLILMLGRQANIASSLGTNPSDGENFLIDAFTWQNTCERCIEATDMIYKSVVFYLLQFQRTKDKDYQKKLFHQAEIGLDSLSEEDDDVRLFWSRLFRLRIIYCHLGIGKRGEIIEGYDVSQESIKIVEKMFQEDNLENLEHRRKMMYGIGAARFCHILGDVRKARDIIDKAMEFAEEGNYSEKGNVSAYRDALLRIDVETVQVVTLSAEYLFHTISPIYSRQTSRSSTNDTQTSDEIIINKSIHFESISSEEPWNYIDSDGPPGIIAFNSSDQVAVLGERRQLAETMTETKTETMNLKVQQSDTGSIPNQSPSEASQSDNIHLQSGVDELSLSSFQY